From Candidatus Nucleicultrix amoebiphila FS5, a single genomic window includes:
- a CDS encoding glutathione S-transferase family protein: MRTLFHYPLCPYSRKIRMLLAEKNLEFSLQFEPVWRKRPEFLDINPAGKVPVLIDHENQVIMDSGVISEYLEEAYPGQNFIGKAIAARAETRRIVAWFDDVFFNEVTKQIVFEKTMKRQFSLGEPNSNVIREGISYMHQHFDYLSWLIERRHWVAGETFSLADMAGAAHISTLDYINHVPWEEYPEIKEWYSRIKCRPSFRGLLNDQVPGIIPPVHYWDLDF, translated from the coding sequence ATGAGAACCCTGTTTCATTATCCACTTTGCCCCTATAGTCGAAAAATTCGGATGCTTTTGGCTGAAAAGAATTTGGAATTTAGTTTGCAATTTGAACCAGTTTGGCGTAAACGGCCTGAATTTCTTGATATTAATCCTGCGGGAAAAGTACCGGTTTTGATTGACCACGAGAATCAAGTGATTATGGATAGTGGGGTAATTTCGGAATATTTAGAAGAAGCATATCCCGGTCAGAATTTTATTGGTAAAGCAATTGCAGCGCGCGCTGAAACAAGACGTATTGTCGCCTGGTTTGACGATGTTTTCTTTAATGAAGTAACCAAACAAATCGTCTTTGAAAAAACTATGAAGCGTCAGTTTTCCTTGGGAGAGCCTAATTCTAACGTTATTCGCGAAGGAATATCTTACATGCATCAACATTTTGATTATTTGTCATGGTTGATAGAAAGACGTCATTGGGTAGCAGGTGAAACTTTCTCTTTAGCAGATATGGCTGGCGCTGCGCATATTTCAACTTTAGACTATATCAATCATGTTCCTTGGGAAGAATATCCTGAGATTAAAGAATGGTATTCACGTATTAAGTGTCGTCCCAGTTTTCGAGGGCTATTAAATGATCAAGTGCCTGGCATAATCCCTCCTGTGCATTATTGGGATTTAGATTTTTAA
- a CDS encoding undecaprenyl-diphosphate phosphatase — protein MKQGSHKAFDFFHRLRYRFYHKYHIYQERKGLRLLLEQIFLLAIIQGLTEFLPISSSGHLILLPQFMGWEDQGLIMDVAVHVGTLGAVLFYFWREVIQLTIGFFNLVTGRFTKQARFFLNLSLATVPAVILGSLISYFGLELRSIGLVASTSIFFGILMYIIDQRSPQINTFKEMTLGRGFLVGCAQALALIPGTSRSGACMTMGRLLGFERRDAARFSFLLSMPAIIAAATHTGIKVVQSGESLITHELLIGIGVSLMSGLVAIHFMMRWLQKSSLTPFVIYRLFLGGALLLWIAFA, from the coding sequence ATGAAACAGGGTTCTCATAAAGCTTTTGACTTCTTTCATAGGTTACGATATCGATTTTACCATAAATACCACATCTATCAGGAACGAAAAGGCCTCAGATTGCTTCTAGAACAGATTTTTCTTTTGGCTATTATTCAAGGACTGACGGAATTTTTGCCCATAAGTTCCTCAGGTCACTTGATTTTACTACCGCAATTTATGGGATGGGAAGACCAAGGCTTAATCATGGATGTTGCAGTCCATGTGGGTACTTTAGGCGCTGTGCTCTTTTATTTCTGGCGAGAAGTTATTCAATTAACCATTGGCTTTTTTAATCTAGTAACTGGTCGTTTTACGAAACAAGCGCGGTTTTTCCTTAATTTATCTCTAGCTACCGTTCCCGCAGTGATTTTAGGGTCTTTAATTAGTTATTTTGGTCTCGAATTAAGATCCATTGGTCTTGTTGCGTCAACGAGCATTTTCTTTGGCATTTTAATGTACATTATCGATCAAAGATCTCCACAAATTAATACCTTTAAGGAAATGACTTTAGGAAGAGGTTTTCTGGTTGGCTGTGCTCAAGCCCTTGCCTTGATCCCTGGCACGAGTCGTTCTGGAGCCTGTATGACCATGGGACGCCTTTTAGGATTTGAGCGCAGAGATGCCGCGCGGTTTTCTTTTTTATTGTCAATGCCGGCCATCATTGCTGCCGCAACCCATACGGGCATTAAGGTTGTTCAATCAGGAGAAAGCCTTATCACTCATGAGTTGCTCATTGGTATTGGCGTCTCATTAATGTCAGGTCTTGTTGCTATTCATTTTATGATGCGCTGGCTTCAAAAATCGAGTCTTACACCTTTTGTTATCTATCGGTTATTTTTAGGTGGTGCGCTTCTTTTGTGGATCGCATTCGCTTAA
- a CDS encoding S8/S53 family peptidase translates to MRKYQIFVYIFALLFSCVSQASFVFNRTNAQLVNTPLLLLYAEYRNGVRAGLSKTENGSFERALRLHAQSFSSHWQVIVNEIRGSYFYGAEFHPDVFIHRFKSLKDREDFFERYTKNYEEKIRALSSSQSPRTHKGSTGFSHGSYNLSTYTRLKAEAERLKKVGPDRYFKVLPNASPFQVMGKNRSKNRGAGEAVVVIDDFSKSYWNEILTLPQELKGKLSRNMRQLGLRRVFFRSHSLSITSLITSRYGYAPRAEIIPIEWYFTNRSFQDDIRSLPTSARVVNISLSKVKFKTLEILYPGRIVVLSAGNASLNMTQIDYWKEIRRGIAKNSWIKNHLIIALAVGPDGKSLASFSNFPGDDDDFQDISFCVCGEDVQAHAPIWNKFSPEVEEISGTSMSAALLSGMITARFSDHSEETPSGVLSKLRASTKKIGNNRYFGRGLVSAESFLEND, encoded by the coding sequence ATGCGTAAGTATCAAATATTTGTATATATTTTTGCTTTGCTTTTTTCTTGTGTCTCTCAAGCTTCTTTTGTTTTTAATAGAACTAATGCTCAATTAGTCAATACACCACTCTTATTGTTATATGCTGAGTATAGAAATGGTGTGAGGGCTGGATTATCAAAGACGGAAAACGGTAGCTTTGAGAGGGCTTTAAGGCTTCATGCTCAAAGCTTTTCTTCCCACTGGCAAGTCATTGTTAATGAGATACGTGGTTCCTATTTTTATGGAGCTGAATTCCATCCAGATGTGTTTATTCATCGATTTAAAAGTCTAAAAGATCGAGAAGATTTTTTTGAAAGGTATACTAAAAATTATGAAGAAAAGATTAGAGCTTTATCATCGTCCCAATCTCCAAGAACGCATAAAGGCTCAACGGGTTTCTCTCATGGATCCTATAACTTAAGCACTTATACAAGATTAAAAGCTGAAGCTGAGAGATTAAAAAAAGTAGGGCCAGATCGATATTTTAAAGTACTCCCAAATGCTAGTCCTTTCCAGGTTATGGGGAAAAATCGTTCCAAAAATAGGGGGGCAGGAGAAGCTGTCGTTGTGATAGATGATTTTTCAAAGAGCTATTGGAATGAAATCCTAACTTTGCCTCAAGAGTTAAAGGGGAAATTGAGCAGGAATATGAGACAATTAGGTCTTCGACGCGTGTTCTTTCGCAGTCATTCACTCAGTATAACAAGCTTAATTACCAGCCGATACGGATATGCGCCCAGGGCAGAAATAATTCCCATTGAATGGTATTTTACTAATCGCTCTTTCCAAGATGATATTAGATCTCTGCCAACGTCAGCACGCGTTGTTAATATATCTCTAAGCAAGGTGAAGTTTAAAACTTTAGAAATTCTCTATCCAGGACGCATAGTTGTTCTATCAGCAGGTAATGCGTCTTTAAATATGACGCAGATTGATTATTGGAAGGAAATTAGAAGAGGGATTGCGAAAAATTCTTGGATAAAGAATCATTTAATTATTGCTCTTGCTGTAGGCCCCGATGGTAAAAGTCTCGCGAGCTTTAGTAACTTTCCTGGAGATGACGATGACTTTCAGGATATAAGTTTTTGTGTATGTGGAGAAGATGTTCAAGCCCATGCGCCTATCTGGAATAAGTTTTCGCCAGAAGTAGAAGAAATTTCAGGAACATCGATGTCTGCTGCTCTTCTTTCAGGGATGATTACTGCTCGATTTTCTGATCATTCTGAGGAAACACCATCAGGGGTACTCTCGAAGCTGAGAGCGAGCACTAAGAAAATTGGTAACAATCGTTACTTTGGCAGAGGGTTAGTGAGTGCAGAGTCATTTTTGGAGAATGATTAA
- a CDS encoding trypsin-like peptidase domain-containing protein, translating to MYQKSLFLILLVTFNFYTSATFGILIHEENDSKEHYKKAQSHPYACSVLLKDSQDQRSNGSGVYIKTKSGKKCVLTAAHVAKGKEGGLVYFDATEECYEVDSIHLHPHFDLFQGIIHSFDIAILKLKTLPPIKPATLDTKIKTGPINSVVIGSGIYGKFNAQNQARYLKRSNYLPLAVPLKFSKVEILLYQRPSNLPKDMCLPLNLETNFMKETGSNKTGFPTGGDSGAPIISEKSKRLIGIITDGPRFFSHNPWPITEQYLARPIVKGLKIIDNILNKIAPSYQSTWREAFQWFFTIPEVVIKSESHGALITHKTIKWIESILDA from the coding sequence ATGTATCAAAAATCATTATTTTTAATTCTTTTAGTGACATTCAATTTTTATACCTCTGCAACCTTTGGGATTTTAATCCATGAAGAAAATGACTCCAAAGAGCATTATAAAAAAGCTCAATCCCACCCTTATGCTTGTAGTGTTTTACTCAAAGATTCTCAAGATCAAAGAAGCAATGGTTCAGGTGTCTATATAAAAACTAAATCTGGCAAAAAGTGTGTTTTAACTGCAGCTCACGTAGCTAAAGGCAAAGAAGGAGGGTTAGTGTACTTTGATGCCACTGAAGAGTGCTATGAAGTCGATTCAATTCATCTTCATCCTCATTTTGACCTATTCCAAGGCATCATTCATTCTTTTGATATAGCCATTTTAAAGTTAAAAACACTCCCCCCAATTAAGCCCGCCACACTTGATACAAAAATTAAGACAGGCCCAATTAATAGTGTCGTTATTGGCAGTGGCATCTATGGAAAATTTAATGCTCAAAATCAAGCTCGATATTTAAAACGCAGCAATTACTTACCTCTTGCAGTTCCTCTAAAATTCTCAAAAGTAGAAATTCTCCTCTATCAACGTCCTTCGAACCTTCCTAAAGACATGTGTCTTCCTCTAAATCTTGAAACCAATTTTATGAAAGAAACAGGAAGCAATAAAACTGGTTTTCCTACTGGAGGAGACAGTGGTGCCCCCATTATTTCTGAAAAAAGCAAACGTCTGATTGGCATTATCACAGATGGTCCTAGGTTTTTTTCTCACAATCCCTGGCCTATTACAGAACAATACTTAGCAAGACCTATTGTTAAAGGACTCAAAATCATAGATAACATACTCAACAAAATAGCTCCATCCTATCAAAGTACATGGCGTGAAGCCTTCCAATGGTTCTTCACAATTCCTGAAGTTGTCATTAAGAGTGAATCCCATGGTGCACTCATCACACACAAAACGATCAAGTGGATTGAAAGCATTTTAGACGCTTAA